A stretch of the Actinoalloteichus fjordicus genome encodes the following:
- a CDS encoding RecQ family ATP-dependent DNA helicase, whose product MPDTVDEQGLRELAEERLRALAGPQARLREDQWAAISALVVDRRRALVVQRTGWGKSAVYFVATALLRELGEGPTIIVSPLLALMRNQVEAAARAGVHAATINSANVTEWEAVQDSVAAGEVDVLLVSPERLNNPDFRDTVLPALTESAGLLVVDEAHCVSDWGHDFRPDYRRLRTLLTELPEGVPVLATTATANDRVVHDVTEQLGLGQAEAQTLVLRGPLDRESLHLGVLRLPTAEARLAWLAENLPRLTGSGIVYTLTVATAGEVAAYLRERGHEVVAYTGRTEPAEREQIEADLLANRVKAVIATSALGMGFDKSDLGFVLHLGAPASPISYYQQIGRAGRGVARADVLLLPGREDAEIWRYFASLAFPPEAVVTQVLAVLNASDRPLSTSALEPRVELSRNRLEVVLKVLDVDGAVRRVRGGWEGTGETWTYDATRYQRIEQARQSEQHAMLAYLDSTGCRMEFLRTQLDDPAAASCGRCDNCTGRRWSDEVSAAEQAAAGERLRRPGVEIGTRRQWPTGMASLGIEATGRIDAGESAAEGRALGRLTDIGWGGRLRELLAPDARDDQPVPADVVTACVSVLAAWDWARRPVGIVAVGSRTRTRLIRSLAERIGALGRLPVLGEIAVVGEAPRRANSAQRVAGLWESFAVREPLVSRLAEIDGPVLLIDDRVDTGWTMTITARLLRQAGVPAVLPFALAVTS is encoded by the coding sequence ATGCCTGACACCGTGGACGAGCAGGGTTTGCGAGAACTGGCCGAGGAGCGGTTGCGCGCGTTGGCGGGCCCGCAGGCACGTTTGCGAGAAGACCAGTGGGCCGCGATCAGTGCCCTGGTGGTGGACCGCCGACGGGCGCTCGTCGTGCAACGGACCGGCTGGGGCAAGTCGGCCGTCTACTTCGTGGCGACGGCGCTGCTCCGTGAACTGGGCGAAGGCCCCACGATCATCGTCTCGCCACTGCTGGCGCTGATGCGCAACCAGGTGGAGGCGGCGGCCCGTGCGGGCGTGCACGCGGCGACGATCAACTCGGCCAACGTCACCGAGTGGGAGGCGGTGCAGGACTCGGTGGCCGCAGGCGAGGTCGACGTGCTGCTGGTCAGCCCGGAACGGCTGAACAACCCCGACTTCCGAGACACCGTGCTGCCCGCCCTGACCGAGAGCGCCGGGCTGCTGGTGGTCGACGAGGCCCACTGCGTCTCCGACTGGGGACACGACTTCCGACCCGACTACCGCAGGCTGCGAACCCTGCTCACGGAACTCCCGGAGGGGGTTCCGGTGCTGGCCACGACGGCGACGGCCAACGACCGGGTCGTTCACGACGTCACCGAGCAGCTCGGACTCGGGCAGGCCGAGGCGCAGACCCTGGTGCTGCGCGGACCGCTGGACCGCGAGAGCCTGCACCTCGGGGTGCTGCGGCTGCCGACCGCCGAGGCCCGGCTCGCCTGGCTCGCCGAGAACCTGCCGCGGCTCACCGGCTCGGGCATCGTCTACACGCTGACCGTCGCCACCGCGGGCGAAGTGGCCGCCTACCTACGGGAACGCGGGCACGAGGTCGTCGCCTACACCGGTCGCACCGAACCGGCGGAGCGGGAGCAGATCGAGGCGGACCTGCTGGCCAACCGGGTCAAGGCGGTGATCGCCACCTCCGCGCTGGGCATGGGCTTCGACAAGTCCGATCTCGGGTTCGTCCTGCACCTGGGCGCGCCCGCCTCCCCCATCTCCTACTACCAGCAGATCGGTCGGGCCGGGCGTGGCGTGGCCCGCGCGGACGTGCTGTTGCTGCCGGGTCGGGAGGACGCCGAGATCTGGCGGTACTTCGCCTCCCTGGCCTTCCCCCCGGAGGCGGTCGTCACACAGGTGCTCGCCGTGCTGAACGCCTCGGACCGACCGTTGTCGACCTCGGCGCTGGAGCCCAGGGTCGAACTGTCCAGGAATCGGCTGGAGGTCGTGCTCAAGGTCCTCGACGTCGACGGCGCGGTGCGTCGGGTGCGCGGCGGCTGGGAGGGCACCGGGGAGACGTGGACCTACGACGCCACGCGGTATCAGCGGATCGAGCAGGCCAGGCAGTCCGAGCAGCACGCCATGCTCGCCTACCTCGACTCGACCGGCTGCCGGATGGAGTTCCTCCGCACCCAGCTCGACGACCCGGCTGCGGCGTCCTGCGGGCGGTGCGACAACTGCACCGGCCGACGCTGGTCCGACGAGGTGTCCGCCGCCGAGCAGGCCGCGGCCGGTGAGCGACTGCGCAGGCCCGGTGTGGAGATCGGCACGCGCAGACAGTGGCCCACCGGAATGGCGTCATTGGGAATCGAGGCGACCGGCCGGATCGACGCGGGCGAGTCGGCGGCGGAGGGAAGAGCGCTGGGCAGGCTCACCGACATCGGGTGGGGCGGCAGGCTGCGCGAGCTGCTGGCCCCCGACGCCCGTGACGATCAACCGGTGCCTGCGGACGTCGTCACGGCCTGTGTCTCGGTGCTGGCGGCCTGGGACTGGGCACGGCGCCCGGTCGGAATCGTCGCCGTGGGCTCCCGGACGCGGACCCGACTGATCCGCAGCCTCGCCGAGCGCATCGGTGCGCTGGGCAGGCTTCCCGTCCTCGGCGAGATCGCCGTGGTCGGTGAGGCGCCGCGCCGAGCGAACAGTGCGCAGCGGGTCGCCGGGCTGTGGGAGTCCTTCGCCGTGCGGGAGCCGCTGGTGAGCAGACTCGCCGAGATCGACGGACCGGTGCTGCTGATCGACGACCGGGTGGACACCGGCTGGACCATGACGATCACCGCGAGGCTGCTCCGCCAGGCGGGCGTGCCGGCCGTCCTGCCCTTCGCCCTCGCCGTCACCAGCTGA
- a CDS encoding glutamate-5-semialdehyde dehydrogenase, which yields MTSTTMGEAERFSEKDAVDAAAAAAEDTTANAGAEAASAAGQPGTSPAEAPPASPADADAALRAEVLDAARRARAAAADTGLVTSAEKDAALVAMAQALLDRTPEILAANEADRTAARENDMPANLVDRLTLTEERVAAVAQGLRDIAELPDPVGEVVRGSVLPNGLELRQLRVPLGVLGMVYEGRPNVTVDAAGLSLKSGNAVLLRGSSSAERSNTALVAILRDVLVAAGLPADAVQLLPCHDRASVRHLITARGLVDLVIPRGGAGLIAAVVEQATVPTVETGIGNCHVYVDSSAELDQAVRIVLNSKTRRPSVCNAAETLLVHRAVAEDFLPMMGSKLRAAEVVVHADESSAALLSESVPATEEDWDTEYLSMDLAVKVVDSLDEAVEHIARHGSGHTEAIVTSDLRAARRFVARVDAAAVVVNASTGFTDGAELGMGAEIGISTQKLHARGPMGLPELTSTKWVVWGDGQVRPRS from the coding sequence ATGACCAGCACGACGATGGGTGAGGCAGAGCGGTTCTCCGAGAAGGACGCTGTCGACGCTGCTGCGGCTGCCGCCGAGGACACCACCGCGAACGCCGGTGCCGAGGCCGCCTCCGCCGCAGGGCAGCCGGGGACCAGTCCTGCGGAGGCCCCGCCCGCCTCGCCTGCCGACGCCGATGCGGCCCTTCGTGCCGAGGTCCTCGACGCGGCCCGCCGGGCCAGGGCGGCCGCCGCCGACACGGGGCTTGTGACGAGTGCCGAGAAGGACGCGGCCCTCGTGGCGATGGCGCAGGCCTTGCTGGATCGGACCCCGGAGATCCTCGCCGCGAACGAGGCCGATCGGACGGCCGCCCGCGAGAACGACATGCCCGCGAACCTCGTGGACCGGCTGACCCTGACCGAAGAGCGCGTGGCGGCGGTCGCACAGGGGCTGCGGGACATCGCCGAGCTGCCCGACCCGGTGGGCGAGGTGGTGCGCGGCAGTGTGCTGCCCAACGGGCTGGAGCTGCGTCAGCTGCGGGTTCCGCTCGGCGTGTTGGGCATGGTCTACGAGGGCAGGCCGAACGTGACGGTCGACGCCGCCGGGCTGTCCCTGAAATCGGGCAACGCGGTCCTGCTGCGCGGGTCCTCCTCGGCGGAGCGATCCAACACCGCGCTCGTCGCGATCCTGCGTGACGTGCTGGTCGCCGCCGGGCTGCCTGCGGACGCCGTCCAGCTCCTGCCGTGCCACGACCGGGCCTCCGTCCGCCACCTGATCACCGCGCGGGGCCTGGTCGACCTGGTCATCCCGAGGGGCGGAGCGGGCCTCATCGCCGCAGTGGTCGAGCAGGCCACCGTGCCCACCGTCGAGACCGGGATCGGCAACTGCCACGTCTACGTGGACTCCTCCGCCGAACTCGACCAGGCCGTTCGCATCGTGCTGAACTCCAAGACCCGGCGTCCCAGCGTCTGCAACGCGGCCGAGACACTGCTGGTGCACCGGGCCGTCGCCGAGGACTTCCTGCCGATGATGGGGTCGAAACTGCGTGCTGCCGAGGTCGTGGTGCACGCCGACGAGTCCTCGGCCGCACTGCTCTCGGAGTCGGTGCCCGCCACGGAGGAGGACTGGGACACCGAGTACCTCTCGATGGATCTCGCGGTGAAGGTGGTCGACTCGCTGGACGAGGCGGTCGAGCACATCGCGCGGCACGGGTCGGGTCATACCGAGGCCATCGTCACCAGTGACCTTCGCGCGGCCCGTCGATTCGTCGCCAGGGTCGACGCCGCCGCCGTCGTGGTGAATGCCTCCACCGGGTTCACCGACGGCGCGGAGCTGGGCATGGGAGCCGAGATCGGCATCTCCACGCAGAAGCTGCACGCCAGGGGCCCGATGGGGCTTCCAGAGCTGACGTCGACGAAATGGGTCGTCTGGGGGGACGGGCAGGTCCGACCCAGGTCGTGA
- a CDS encoding cytochrome P450, translating into MSERLMLDPLYSELRATESVCRVSLPFGEDGWLVTRFEYARVVLADPRFSRAASVDRDEPRLGRHQHNVGITTMDPPHHTRLRGLAAKALTARRVEELRLKTRETAQRLVEDLVRHDPPVDLVEHFALPFPIAVICELMGVPPEDRGRLRSWAEVILSTTGASPEEVGRQRLAMHDYLTELVARRRREPTDDLLGAMVLARDGEDRLTDDEMVLLAGAILTAGHETIATQIPNFVYVLLTTPRLIDRVRAAPDLLESTVEELMRSVPLTTVLAARYALEDVRLGDVVIRAGDPVVVSLASANMDEEVFCGASEIDPGRKHNPHLGFGHGSHHCIGAQLARMELQVALETLLRRLPGLRLGVEEDALEWKSGMLVRGLRSLPVGW; encoded by the coding sequence ATGAGTGAACGACTGATGCTCGACCCGCTCTACTCGGAGCTGCGCGCGACCGAGTCCGTGTGCCGAGTGAGCCTGCCCTTCGGCGAGGACGGCTGGTTGGTGACCCGGTTCGAGTACGCGAGGGTGGTGCTGGCCGATCCCCGGTTCAGCCGCGCCGCGTCGGTGGACCGTGACGAGCCGAGGCTCGGCAGGCATCAGCACAACGTCGGCATCACGACGATGGATCCGCCGCACCACACCCGCCTGCGCGGTCTGGCGGCCAAGGCGCTCACCGCCAGGCGGGTGGAGGAGTTGCGCCTGAAGACACGGGAGACGGCGCAGCGGCTCGTCGAGGATCTGGTGCGACACGATCCGCCGGTCGATCTGGTCGAGCACTTCGCCCTGCCGTTCCCGATCGCCGTGATCTGCGAGTTGATGGGCGTGCCGCCGGAGGACCGGGGTCGGCTGCGGTCCTGGGCCGAGGTGATCCTGTCCACGACAGGGGCGTCCCCCGAGGAGGTCGGGCGGCAGCGGCTCGCCATGCACGACTATCTGACCGAGCTGGTCGCGCGTCGTCGTCGCGAGCCGACCGACGACCTGCTCGGCGCGATGGTGCTGGCCAGGGACGGGGAGGACCGACTCACCGACGACGAGATGGTGCTGCTGGCTGGCGCCATCCTCACCGCAGGCCATGAGACGATCGCCACTCAGATCCCCAATTTCGTCTACGTGCTGCTCACGACGCCCAGGCTGATCGATCGAGTGCGTGCCGCCCCGGATCTCCTCGAATCCACGGTGGAGGAGCTGATGCGATCCGTACCGTTGACCACCGTCCTCGCCGCACGCTACGCACTGGAGGACGTCCGCCTCGGCGATGTCGTGATCCGCGCGGGCGATCCCGTCGTGGTGTCGCTGGCCTCGGCGAACATGGACGAGGAGGTCTTCTGCGGGGCGAGTGAGATCGATCCTGGCCGTAAGCACAACCCTCATCTGGGATTCGGGCACGGGAGTCATCACTGCATCGGTGCGCAGTTGGCGAGAATGGAGCTTCAGGTCGCGTTGGAGACGTTGCTCCGGAGGCTTCCGGGACTGCGACTCGGCGTCGAGGAGGATGCTCTCGAATGGAAGAGCGGGATGCTGGTCCGGGGGCTTCGCAGCCTGCCGGTCGGTTGGTAG
- a CDS encoding ferredoxin, producing MGRWKIDVNQGACVGSGMCTGTAPDHFRLDGAAASAVAEEIDAHDEVIDAAESCPVEAILVREAVGGKVLAPTD from the coding sequence ATGGGTCGCTGGAAGATCGACGTCAATCAGGGTGCGTGCGTCGGTTCGGGGATGTGCACGGGCACCGCGCCGGACCACTTCCGGCTCGACGGTGCTGCGGCCAGTGCCGTCGCCGAGGAGATCGACGCCCACGACGAGGTGATCGACGCGGCGGAGAGCTGCCCCGTCGAGGCGATCCTCGTGCGTGAGGCGGTGGGCGGGAAGGTCCTCGCACCGACGGACTGA
- the nadD gene encoding nicotinate-nucleotide adenylyltransferase has product MAETTAVSSAARPARRRVGVMGGTFDPIHHGHLVVASEVQARFELDEVVFVPTGRPWQKDDQTISAAEDRYLMTVIATASNPRFSVSRVDIDRSGPTFTVDTLKDLQRALPDADLFFITGADALEQILSWRRVEELFALAHFVGVTRPGYQLVDHHLPAGSVTLIEVPAMAISSTDCRTRVAGGMPVWYLVPDGVVQYISKRSLYQG; this is encoded by the coding sequence GTGGCCGAAACGACGGCGGTGAGCTCGGCAGCACGTCCTGCGCGTCGACGCGTCGGTGTGATGGGCGGCACCTTCGACCCGATCCACCACGGTCACCTCGTGGTCGCCAGCGAGGTGCAGGCTCGTTTCGAGCTGGACGAGGTGGTGTTCGTTCCCACCGGCAGGCCGTGGCAGAAGGACGACCAGACGATCAGCGCCGCCGAGGACCGCTATCTGATGACGGTCATCGCGACCGCCTCGAATCCTCGTTTCTCGGTCAGCCGCGTCGACATCGATCGCAGCGGCCCGACCTTCACCGTGGACACGCTCAAGGACCTCCAGCGAGCCCTCCCGGACGCCGATCTCTTCTTCATCACCGGTGCCGACGCCCTGGAGCAGATCCTGTCGTGGCGTCGGGTCGAGGAGCTGTTCGCCCTCGCTCACTTCGTCGGCGTCACCAGACCCGGCTACCAGCTGGTGGACCACCACCTGCCTGCGGGCTCGGTCACCCTGATCGAGGTTCCCGCGATGGCGATCTCCTCCACCGACTGCCGCACACGGGTGGCCGGGGGGATGCCGGTCTGGTACCTGGTGCCCGACGGAGTCGTCCAGTACATCTCCAAACGGAGCCTGTACCAGGGCTGA
- the rsfS gene encoding ribosome silencing factor: MVATDEARETALVAARAAADKKAHEIVVLDVSDQLVITDCFVIASAPNERQVSAIVDGIEEKLRAVGVKPVRREGAREGRWVLLDFIDVVVHVQHAEERAFYGLERLWKDCPRVPFDGGDPGDTAGSGAQDADAAASVGDDQA, from the coding sequence GTGGTTGCGACCGACGAGGCGCGGGAGACGGCGCTCGTCGCCGCCCGTGCGGCGGCGGACAAGAAGGCCCACGAGATCGTGGTGCTGGACGTGTCCGATCAGCTTGTCATCACCGATTGTTTCGTGATCGCCTCGGCCCCCAACGAGCGCCAGGTGTCGGCCATCGTCGACGGCATCGAGGAGAAGCTGCGGGCCGTAGGCGTCAAGCCGGTGCGCCGGGAGGGCGCCCGCGAGGGACGCTGGGTGCTGCTGGACTTCATCGACGTCGTCGTGCACGTCCAGCACGCCGAGGAACGTGCCTTCTACGGGCTGGAGCGGTTGTGGAAGGACTGTCCTCGGGTGCCGTTCGACGGCGGTGATCCGGGTGACACGGCCGGCTCGGGGGCTCAGGACGCCGATGCGGCGGCCAGCGTCGGGGACGACCAGGCGTGA
- a CDS encoding histidine phosphatase family protein — protein MSLSRLVLWRHGETDHNATGRLQGQLDTHLTEKGRAQARRAAPALVRFEPGVVVTSDLRRASDTAAAFHAITGIDTRVDTRLRETHIGDWEGLSGIEVEEGWPGGLTRWREDPQWGPPGGESRVQVAERSEAVVAELDAERTGTAMLCAHGGLIVALTGRLLGLSPAQWPQLIGIGNCHWTVLERRADDGLRWRLRQYNAGVVE, from the coding sequence GTGAGCCTGTCGCGACTAGTGCTCTGGCGGCACGGCGAGACGGACCACAACGCCACGGGCAGGCTGCAGGGACAGCTCGACACGCACCTCACCGAGAAGGGGCGTGCCCAGGCGCGGCGGGCGGCGCCCGCCCTGGTCCGTTTCGAGCCGGGCGTCGTGGTGACCTCCGATCTGCGGCGCGCCTCGGACACGGCTGCGGCGTTCCACGCCATCACCGGGATCGACACTCGGGTCGACACCCGGCTGCGGGAGACGCACATCGGTGACTGGGAGGGCCTGAGCGGCATCGAGGTCGAGGAGGGCTGGCCCGGCGGTCTGACGCGGTGGCGGGAGGACCCGCAGTGGGGCCCACCCGGCGGCGAGAGCCGGGTTCAGGTTGCGGAACGGTCGGAAGCGGTGGTCGCCGAGCTCGACGCGGAACGCACGGGGACCGCGATGCTGTGTGCGCACGGCGGGCTGATCGTCGCGCTCACCGGCAGGCTGCTCGGCCTGAGTCCGGCGCAGTGGCCGCAGCTCATCGGCATCGGCAACTGCCACTGGACGGTGTTGGAACGGCGGGCGGACGACGGTCTGCGGTGGCGACTGCGTCAGTACAACGCAGGCGTCGTCGAGTGA
- the octT gene encoding diglucosylglycerate octanoyltransferase codes for MDSARGTLLVLGDSLTFHGPRGPHPADEPGLWPNVASARLGTRAELVAGLGWTARDAWWALTRDPRCWAALPHARAVVLAVGSMDTLPSPLPTVLREGMRYLRPDGLRRRVRAGYRRLQPGLARMLGGRPVALPPRLTVRYLEDCRAAVTALRPDVTVIGMLPSVHRAAEYAGVHTGHAPAVAAVRTWGSRTDTPLLDLPALVTAHLAAGLGNPDGMHWGWQAHQDVGVAVAELLLAGAACDSADGPAAEQAADEATGVDPDHDDRQMPATRVTR; via the coding sequence GTGGACTCGGCGAGGGGAACGCTGCTGGTGCTGGGCGACTCCCTCACTTTCCACGGTCCCCGAGGCCCGCACCCGGCCGACGAGCCGGGGTTGTGGCCCAACGTCGCCTCGGCGCGGCTGGGAACGCGCGCCGAACTGGTCGCGGGCCTCGGCTGGACGGCACGGGATGCCTGGTGGGCGTTGACCCGTGACCCGAGGTGTTGGGCCGCGCTGCCGCATGCGCGGGCGGTGGTCCTGGCGGTGGGCAGTATGGACACGCTGCCCTCTCCGCTGCCGACCGTGCTGCGGGAGGGCATGCGCTATCTGCGTCCCGACGGTCTGCGACGTCGCGTCCGCGCGGGTTATCGCCGTCTGCAGCCGGGACTGGCCAGGATGCTCGGCGGGAGGCCGGTGGCGCTGCCGCCCAGGCTGACGGTCCGCTACCTGGAGGACTGCCGAGCCGCGGTCACAGCCCTCCGCCCGGACGTCACCGTGATCGGGATGCTTCCCTCGGTGCATCGGGCCGCCGAGTACGCCGGGGTCCACACCGGTCACGCCCCGGCCGTCGCTGCGGTTCGGACCTGGGGCTCGCGTACCGACACTCCGCTGCTCGACCTGCCCGCGCTGGTGACGGCGCACCTCGCCGCGGGTCTGGGCAATCCCGACGGGATGCACTGGGGCTGGCAGGCCCATCAGGACGTCGGCGTCGCCGTGGCGGAACTGCTGCTCGCGGGCGCTGCCTGCGACTCTGCCGACGGGCCCGCCGCGGAGCAGGCCGCCGACGAGGCGACCGGTGTCGATCCGGATCATGACGACCGGCAGATGCCTGCCACTCGGGTCACCAGGTAA
- a CDS encoding DegV family protein, whose amino-acid sequence MTVAVVTDSTAYLPEGFAERRRVRVVPLHVLVDGRSLRDGVDMGAAELADDLRAHRQVTTSRATPVEFAAVYRELLRDGAEEIVSVHLSSDLSGTWDAAWFAAEEIGSDRVHVIDSRSTGMGLGFAVLVAADAAGAGATGDEVARVAGQTAARTRTFFCLDTLEYLRRGGRIGTAAAFLGTALAVRPLLHVDDGRIVPLEKVRTSARALTRLVDHVAEAAGSGETGVAVHHLDAPERAVELAARIEERVPGCRACLISELGAVVGAHTGPGVLGAVVLPGGPDGAS is encoded by the coding sequence GTGACCGTGGCCGTGGTGACCGACTCCACCGCCTACCTTCCGGAGGGGTTCGCGGAGCGGAGGCGTGTGCGGGTGGTGCCCCTGCACGTGCTGGTGGACGGGCGGTCGCTGCGGGACGGCGTCGACATGGGCGCAGCGGAACTGGCCGACGACCTGCGGGCGCACCGTCAGGTCACGACCTCCCGCGCGACCCCGGTCGAGTTCGCCGCCGTCTATCGCGAGCTGCTGCGCGACGGTGCGGAGGAGATCGTCTCGGTGCATCTGTCCTCGGATCTCTCCGGCACCTGGGACGCCGCCTGGTTCGCGGCCGAGGAGATCGGCTCCGATCGGGTCCATGTGATCGACTCCCGCTCCACCGGGATGGGACTCGGCTTCGCGGTCCTGGTGGCGGCCGACGCCGCGGGCGCGGGCGCGACGGGCGACGAGGTGGCGCGGGTCGCCGGGCAGACGGCCGCCCGCACCAGGACGTTCTTCTGCCTGGACACCCTCGAGTACCTGCGGCGTGGTGGTCGCATCGGCACGGCGGCGGCGTTCCTTGGCACGGCGTTGGCGGTGCGGCCCCTGCTGCACGTCGACGACGGGCGCATCGTGCCGCTGGAGAAGGTTCGCACCTCGGCGCGGGCGCTGACCAGGCTGGTCGACCACGTCGCCGAGGCGGCCGGTTCGGGGGAGACCGGTGTCGCCGTGCATCATCTCGACGCGCCGGAGCGCGCCGTGGAGCTGGCCGCGAGGATCGAGGAGCGGGTGCCCGGCTGCCGCGCCTGCCTGATCTCGGAGCTCGGCGCGGTGGTGGGCGCGCACACCGGCCCCGGCGTGCTCGGGGCCGTCGTGCTTCCCGGCGGA